Proteins encoded by one window of Sphingosinicella sp. BN140058:
- a CDS encoding undecaprenyl-diphosphate phosphatase produces MDANLLTIILLGIVEGVTEFIPVSSTGHLVLAAELLGFKSEAQGTFEIVIQLGAILAVLVLYWRRFLDVAIGLFRLDGQALVFTRNILLGFLPSAVVGLIVYDGVKALLESPMTVAIALVVGGVAILILERLIRNPRVHSVEAMSWKVALGIGFIQCLSMIPGVSRSGATIMGALSLGVERKTAAEFSFFLAVPTMLAASGYDLYKTGGALDGDALGTIAIGFVVSFIVALVVIRWFINIVTRYGFAPFAWYRIVAGTVAAIWLIAR; encoded by the coding sequence ATGGACGCAAATCTTCTCACCATCATCCTGCTCGGCATCGTCGAAGGCGTCACCGAGTTCATCCCGGTCTCCTCGACCGGACATCTGGTGCTCGCCGCCGAATTGCTCGGCTTCAAGAGCGAGGCTCAGGGCACGTTCGAGATCGTCATCCAGCTCGGCGCCATTCTTGCCGTGCTGGTCCTCTATTGGCGGCGCTTCCTCGATGTGGCGATCGGTCTCTTCCGTCTCGACGGACAGGCACTGGTCTTCACGCGCAACATCCTGCTCGGCTTCCTGCCCTCCGCAGTGGTCGGCTTGATCGTCTATGACGGCGTGAAGGCGCTGCTCGAAAGTCCGATGACGGTGGCAATCGCACTGGTCGTCGGCGGCGTTGCCATCCTCATTCTCGAACGGCTGATCAGGAATCCCCGGGTGCACAGCGTCGAAGCGATGAGCTGGAAGGTCGCGCTCGGCATCGGCTTCATCCAGTGCCTGTCGATGATCCCAGGCGTCAGCCGCTCGGGCGCAACGATCATGGGCGCGCTGTCGCTGGGCGTCGAGCGCAAGACCGCTGCCGAGTTCAGCTTCTTCCTAGCGGTGCCGACGATGCTCGCGGCTTCCGGTTACGATCTCTACAAAACCGGCGGTGCGCTCGATGGCGATGCGCTAGGAACGATCGCGATCGGCTTCGTCGTATCCTTCATCGTCGCGCTGGTCGTCATCCGCTGGTTCATCAACATCGTGACCCGCTATGGCTTCGCACCCTTCGCCTGGTACCGGATCGTCGCTGGCACCGTGGCCGCGATCTGGCTGATCGCACGCTGA
- the ubiG gene encoding bifunctional 2-polyprenyl-6-hydroxyphenol methylase/3-demethylubiquinol 3-O-methyltransferase UbiG: MASDPTSGTTIDPNEAAHFGAMAADWWDPQGSSAMLHRLNPVRLAYIRDRLDQHWSLDECDIRPLKGRRAADVGCGAGLLAEPLARLGAEVTGVDPAPENIAVARAHALGQGLPIDYRVGSVEALSGRFDLITSLEVVEHVADVRRYLQGLADALADDGLLILSTPNRTGLSRFMLITAAEGTGQIPRGTHDWDKFLTPEELTAMLRDVGLDPIDCTGLSWGPGRGFHLSENKALNYLVTARRAG; this comes from the coding sequence ATGGCAAGCGATCCGACCTCCGGCACCACCATCGACCCCAATGAAGCCGCGCATTTCGGCGCGATGGCAGCGGACTGGTGGGATCCTCAAGGATCTTCGGCGATGCTCCATCGTCTCAATCCGGTGCGGCTCGCCTACATCCGCGATCGGCTCGACCAGCATTGGAGCCTCGACGAATGCGACATCCGCCCGCTCAAGGGACGGCGCGCTGCGGACGTCGGCTGCGGTGCGGGTTTGCTCGCCGAACCGCTCGCCCGCCTCGGCGCCGAGGTGACCGGCGTCGATCCGGCGCCCGAGAATATTGCCGTGGCGCGGGCGCACGCGCTCGGACAAGGTCTGCCGATCGATTATCGCGTCGGCAGCGTCGAGGCGCTTTCCGGTCGCTTCGATCTCATCACCTCGCTCGAAGTGGTGGAGCATGTCGCGGACGTACGCCGATATCTGCAAGGTCTCGCCGACGCCCTTGCCGATGACGGGCTGCTCATCCTGTCGACTCCCAATCGGACCGGATTGTCGCGATTCATGCTGATCACCGCCGCCGAGGGCACCGGCCAGATACCGCGCGGCACCCACGACTGGGACAAGTTCCTCACGCCTGAGGAACTCACCGCTATGCTGCGCGACGTCGGCCTCGATCCAATCGATTGCACCGGGCTCAGCTGGGGGCCAGGCCGAGGCTTTCACCTGTCCGAGAACAAGGCGCTCAACTATCTGGTGACGGCGCGGCGGGCGGGCTGA
- the ptsP gene encoding phosphoenolpyruvate--protein phosphotransferase, which yields MPTSAASAREILTGLHDVMASRAAAQVKLNKVVKIIAEAMRSEVCSIYLLRDGVLELFATVGLKQTAVHVTKLGLGEGLVGTIAKQVSVLNLAEAANHPEYAYRPETGEELFHSFAGVPIVRRERAIGVLSVQHAEPRAYDEIEIEALQTVAMVLSELIANAGLADRAASASETARDQGSARLAGLRLVTGMAAGVAVFHQPRVVIEHTVAEDVEAERHRVYSAFRKMREQIDNMTSVAEFGTAGEHHDILETYKMFAYDEGWSRRINEAIDSGLTAEAAIERVRQRMQTRMRDIDDPLLQERMHDLDDLSNRLLRIVSGQLGTAAQMGLRGDAILVARNLGPAELLEYDRRRLKGVILEEGSLTAHVTIVARAMGIPMLGRVRGIRQAVSEGDEILLDGSEGAAFIRPTSAVEEAFTAKLAATQKQRAEFAALREMPAVTSDGTRITVMVNAGLRDDASAIHLVGADGIGLFRTEFQFLVSAALPRRESQQRLYRSVLESAGDKPVIFRTLDVGGDKALPYLQSGDGDEQEENPAMGWRALRLALDRDGLLKAQARALLEAAAGRELNIMFPMVSEPWEFDAARDIVEQQRSWLAERRKLLPCRISYGAMLEVPALAETLDLLLPKIDFLSIGTNDLTQFLFAADRAHPKLAERYDWLSPAILRFLSRVVRQASGAGVPVGVCGEMGGRTLEAMALIGLGVERFSITPVAVGPIKAMIRSLDRAALLPVMEQILAKPPSDMRETLGRWAEDNGVFVG from the coding sequence ATGCCCACTTCCGCCGCTTCCGCCCGCGAGATCCTGACCGGACTTCACGATGTCATGGCTTCGCGCGCCGCCGCGCAGGTCAAGCTCAACAAGGTCGTCAAGATCATCGCGGAAGCGATGCGCAGCGAAGTCTGCTCGATCTACCTGCTGCGCGACGGCGTGCTGGAGCTGTTCGCCACGGTCGGTCTCAAGCAGACCGCCGTCCACGTAACCAAGCTCGGTCTTGGCGAAGGGCTGGTCGGGACGATCGCCAAGCAAGTGTCGGTGCTGAACCTCGCCGAAGCCGCCAACCATCCGGAATATGCCTACCGGCCCGAGACCGGAGAGGAACTGTTCCACAGCTTTGCCGGGGTTCCGATCGTTCGTCGCGAGCGCGCCATCGGCGTGCTCAGCGTTCAGCACGCGGAACCGCGTGCCTATGACGAGATCGAGATCGAAGCGCTGCAGACAGTGGCGATGGTCCTGTCCGAGCTGATCGCCAATGCCGGCCTTGCCGATCGTGCGGCATCGGCCTCCGAAACGGCACGCGATCAGGGCTCGGCGCGGCTCGCCGGCCTGCGCCTCGTCACCGGCATGGCCGCCGGAGTCGCGGTGTTCCATCAGCCTCGCGTCGTCATCGAGCATACCGTCGCGGAAGACGTCGAGGCCGAGCGCCACCGCGTCTATTCCGCATTCCGGAAGATGCGCGAGCAGATCGACAACATGACCAGCGTTGCCGAATTCGGAACCGCAGGCGAGCATCACGACATCCTCGAAACGTACAAGATGTTCGCCTACGACGAGGGCTGGTCACGCCGGATCAACGAGGCGATCGACAGCGGCCTCACCGCCGAAGCGGCGATCGAACGGGTCCGCCAGCGCATGCAGACGAGGATGCGCGACATCGACGATCCGCTGCTGCAGGAACGGATGCACGATCTCGACGATCTGTCGAATCGTTTGCTCCGCATCGTTTCCGGCCAGCTCGGCACCGCCGCCCAGATGGGTCTGCGCGGCGACGCGATCCTGGTCGCCCGCAACCTCGGGCCGGCCGAGCTCCTCGAATATGATCGCCGGCGGTTGAAGGGGGTGATCCTGGAGGAAGGATCGCTCACCGCGCACGTCACCATCGTGGCCCGCGCGATGGGCATTCCGATGCTCGGCCGGGTGCGGGGCATCCGCCAGGCGGTGTCCGAAGGCGACGAGATCCTGCTCGACGGCAGCGAAGGCGCGGCGTTCATCCGGCCGACGAGCGCCGTCGAGGAAGCGTTCACCGCGAAGCTTGCCGCAACCCAGAAGCAGCGCGCCGAGTTCGCGGCGCTGCGCGAGATGCCCGCCGTCACCTCGGACGGCACCCGCATCACCGTGATGGTCAATGCCGGGCTTCGCGACGATGCGTCGGCCATCCATCTGGTCGGCGCCGACGGCATCGGCCTGTTCCGCACGGAATTTCAGTTCCTCGTCTCGGCCGCGCTGCCGCGGCGCGAAAGCCAGCAGCGTCTCTACCGCTCGGTGCTCGAAAGCGCGGGCGACAAGCCGGTCATCTTTCGCACTTTGGACGTCGGCGGCGACAAGGCCCTGCCCTATCTCCAATCGGGAGACGGCGACGAGCAGGAGGAGAATCCGGCGATGGGCTGGCGCGCGCTCCGGCTCGCGCTCGATCGCGACGGATTGCTGAAGGCGCAGGCCCGCGCATTGCTCGAGGCTGCCGCTGGGCGCGAGCTCAACATCATGTTCCCGATGGTCTCGGAGCCGTGGGAATTCGATGCCGCGCGCGACATCGTCGAGCAGCAGCGAAGCTGGCTTGCCGAGCGGCGCAAATTGCTGCCGTGCCGGATTTCCTACGGGGCGATGCTCGAAGTGCCGGCGCTCGCCGAGACGCTCGACCTCCTGCTTCCGAAGATCGACTTCCTGTCGATCGGCACCAACGATCTTACCCAGTTCCTCTTCGCCGCCGATCGTGCGCATCCGAAGCTTGCCGAGCGCTACGATTGGCTGTCTCCGGCCATCCTGCGTTTCCTCTCCCGGGTGGTCCGGCAGGCGTCCGGGGCCGGCGTGCCCGTCGGCGTGTGCGGGGAGATGGGCGGACGCACTTTGGAAGCAATGGCGCTGATCGGACTGGGCGTCGAGCGCTTCTCGATCACCCCGGTTGCGGTGGGGCCGATAAAGGCCATGATCCGTTCGCTCGATCGCGCGGCATTGCTGCCGGTGATGGAGCAGATTTTGGCGAAGCCGCCTTCGGACATGCGCGAGACGCTCGGCCGCTGGGCGGAGGATAATGGGGTGTTCGTGGGCTAG
- a CDS encoding nitronate monooxygenase family protein yields MKRGTDFLGCEVAILGGAMSWISERNLVSALSNAGAFGVIACGAMTPDLLDTEIAETRKRTDRPFGVNLITMHPQLSDLIDVCAKHAVSHVVLAGGLPPPGAIERIKGSGAKLICFAPALALAKKLVRSGVDALVIEGMEAGGHIGPVSTSVLAQEILPPLAAEVPIFVAGGIGHGGLIAGYLEMGAVGVQLGTRFVCANECIAHPNFKKAFIRASARDAITSVQIDPRLPVIPVRAIRNREMESFAAKQRQVADLLDQGSVEMAEAQLQIEHYWAGALRRAVIEGDVESGSVMAGQSVGMVKEEAPAAEILRQLVDQAAHALERRSA; encoded by the coding sequence ATGAAGCGCGGTACCGATTTCCTGGGTTGCGAAGTCGCGATCCTGGGCGGCGCGATGAGCTGGATCTCGGAGCGGAACCTGGTCTCGGCTCTGTCGAACGCCGGCGCGTTCGGCGTAATCGCCTGCGGCGCGATGACTCCGGATCTGCTCGACACCGAGATCGCCGAGACCCGCAAGCGCACCGATCGCCCGTTCGGCGTCAACCTGATCACCATGCATCCGCAATTGAGCGACTTGATCGACGTCTGCGCGAAGCATGCGGTCAGCCATGTCGTGCTCGCCGGCGGGCTTCCGCCGCCCGGCGCGATCGAACGGATCAAGGGGAGCGGCGCCAAGCTGATCTGCTTCGCGCCCGCGCTGGCGCTCGCCAAGAAGCTGGTGCGGTCCGGCGTCGACGCGCTGGTGATCGAGGGTATGGAAGCCGGGGGCCATATCGGCCCGGTGTCGACCTCGGTACTCGCCCAGGAGATCCTGCCTCCGCTCGCAGCCGAGGTCCCGATCTTCGTCGCCGGCGGCATCGGCCACGGCGGCCTCATCGCCGGCTACCTGGAAATGGGCGCAGTCGGAGTCCAGCTCGGCACCCGCTTCGTGTGCGCCAACGAGTGCATCGCCCACCCCAATTTCAAGAAGGCCTTCATCCGCGCCTCGGCACGCGATGCGATCACCAGCGTGCAGATCGATCCGCGCCTGCCGGTCATCCCGGTGCGCGCGATCCGCAATCGCGAGATGGAGAGCTTCGCTGCAAAGCAGCGCCAGGTCGCCGACCTGCTCGATCAAGGGTCGGTGGAGATGGCCGAGGCGCAACTGCAGATCGAGCATTATTGGGCGGGCGCGCTCCGCCGGGCCGTGATCGAAGGCGACGTCGAGTCCGGCTCGGTGATGGCGGGACAGTCGGTCGGCATGGTCAAGGAAGAAGCGCCGGCGGCGGAGATCCTCCGCCAGCTCGTCGACCAGGCGGCGCATGCGCTGGAGCGACGCTCGGCCTGA
- a CDS encoding sulfatase-like hydrolase/transferase has translation MQTVFRLILFHAADTGTGPLAVLLHVALTLSLLCMLCLLLSLLAVGNRFAALRAAIAVLLVASIHTILTLFDLYQAVFINLTGHPAPTLIIFYSPLTSLSLLDNIGISPYRLGSAILLLFGVHILLYWPLRHLLPEWCARLGRARFSLGRARLSGRLMLAAASIGSYVAVGFVPLDVRAGEPVLEGLRPVFQIAPPALLAAARSPASTARRLPRQPAPAGSRPLVLIVVDALRRDRMGLYNPALRNTPFLSSLDAQGKLRKFDGYATCTFSFCGIMSILASRSWNDFGSRPETLVDHLASRSYGVHLVLAGQHATFGGLTNLLGGPITSISDQPPRTQPNDLVAIDALERLQVADARHTFLYLHLMSPHAGSFIQPAFRVTPEDNGMIGAYLFSPAAKAGYRQIYDKRVEQADDVIRKAFAMLARKGMLEDALIIITADHGQRTSEGGLLYHGGEADPPTLAVPLLVYDARAGTYPARPLASQIDVAPTFADAIGIAPAKAWRGIALQRPTRRGAVPVGTSESTGIVWREEDRALLYLCDRHSGKEQVTPLRPGAVRITPDLLVRARRLHRTSAAPILDPRCQR, from the coding sequence GTGCAGACCGTGTTCCGCCTGATCCTGTTCCACGCGGCGGACACCGGCACCGGCCCTCTTGCGGTGCTGCTCCACGTGGCCCTGACGCTTTCCCTTTTGTGCATGCTGTGCCTGCTGTTGTCGCTGCTGGCGGTCGGGAACCGCTTCGCCGCTTTACGCGCCGCCATCGCCGTTCTGCTGGTCGCGAGCATCCATACGATCCTGACCCTGTTCGATCTCTACCAGGCGGTTTTCATCAATCTGACCGGCCATCCTGCCCCGACCCTGATCATTTTCTACAGCCCACTGACCTCGCTCTCCCTGCTCGATAATATCGGGATCAGCCCCTACCGGCTCGGCAGTGCCATACTCCTCCTGTTCGGAGTGCACATCCTGCTCTACTGGCCCCTGCGCCACCTGCTGCCGGAATGGTGCGCGCGCCTCGGCCGCGCGCGCTTCAGCCTCGGCCGGGCGCGCCTCAGCGGCCGCCTGATGCTCGCTGCCGCTTCGATTGGCAGCTATGTGGCGGTCGGCTTCGTGCCGCTCGACGTACGCGCAGGCGAGCCCGTTCTCGAAGGCCTGCGCCCTGTGTTCCAGATCGCACCGCCGGCGCTGCTCGCGGCGGCGCGGTCGCCCGCCTCGACCGCTCGACGTCTGCCCCGCCAGCCGGCGCCGGCGGGGAGCCGGCCGCTGGTTCTGATCGTCGTCGACGCGCTGCGCCGCGATCGCATGGGTCTCTACAATCCCGCACTTCGCAACACCCCGTTCCTCAGCAGCCTCGATGCGCAGGGGAAATTGCGCAAGTTCGACGGCTACGCGACCTGCACCTTCTCCTTCTGCGGGATCATGAGCATCCTGGCCTCGCGAAGCTGGAACGATTTCGGGTCACGACCAGAAACGCTGGTCGATCACCTGGCCAGCCGCTCCTACGGCGTTCACCTCGTCCTGGCCGGCCAGCATGCGACCTTCGGCGGGCTGACCAATTTGCTCGGTGGGCCAATCACCAGCATCTCCGATCAGCCGCCGCGCACCCAGCCGAACGATCTCGTGGCGATCGACGCCCTGGAGCGGCTGCAGGTGGCCGATGCCAGACACACCTTCCTCTATCTGCACCTCATGTCCCCGCATGCCGGCTCGTTCATCCAACCGGCCTTCCGGGTCACGCCCGAGGATAATGGCATGATCGGCGCCTATCTGTTCAGCCCGGCGGCCAAGGCAGGATACCGCCAGATATACGACAAGAGGGTCGAACAGGCCGACGATGTCATCCGCAAGGCTTTCGCCATGCTGGCCCGCAAGGGCATGCTCGAGGATGCCCTGATCATCATCACCGCGGACCATGGGCAACGCACGTCGGAGGGCGGCCTCCTCTACCACGGCGGCGAGGCCGATCCGCCGACGCTCGCAGTTCCGCTTCTCGTCTATGACGCACGCGCGGGCACCTATCCCGCACGCCCGCTGGCCAGTCAGATCGATGTCGCACCGACCTTCGCGGACGCTATCGGGATCGCACCGGCGAAAGCCTGGAGAGGGATCGCGCTGCAACGCCCTACCCGGCGGGGAGCGGTGCCGGTCGGCACATCCGAATCGACCGGGATCGTCTGGCGCGAGGAGGATCGCGCGCTTCTCTACCTGTGCGATCGCCACAGCGGGAAGGAACAGGTGACGCCGCTGCGGCCGGGCGCAGTTCGGATCACGCCGGATCTGCTGGTGCGCGCACGGCGACTGCACCGCACGTCCGCCGCACCAATTCTCGATCCTCGGTGTCAGAGATAG
- a CDS encoding complex I NDUFA9 subunit family protein, with translation MDRVVTLFGGGGFLGRYVAQSLFGLGARVRVVERDPRKAFFLKPLGPVGQIQFAACDIRDADRVRAAVDGSDAVINLVGILKGDFEGIHVDGARNVAEAAHAAGANALVQVSALGGDARSESAYARTKAQGEEAVRAAFAGATIMRPSVLFGREDNFINRFAGLARLAPALPVIRGGTRFQPVYAADVARAVAAAAMDPSTHAGKTYELGGPQVMTMREIMELVCKATGYNRPLIDVPDAVASGLARLTGWAPGAPLTWDQWLMLQRDSVAAEGAAGLEAFGLPKTPIAAVAEGWLLAYRRHGRFAAKSPY, from the coding sequence ATGGACCGCGTGGTCACTTTGTTCGGCGGCGGCGGCTTTCTCGGCCGCTATGTCGCACAGTCGCTGTTCGGCCTGGGCGCCCGGGTGCGCGTCGTCGAGCGCGATCCCCGCAAGGCCTTTTTCCTCAAGCCGCTCGGCCCCGTCGGCCAGATTCAGTTCGCCGCATGCGACATCCGCGACGCCGACCGGGTCCGCGCCGCGGTGGACGGCAGCGACGCGGTGATCAACCTCGTCGGCATCCTCAAGGGCGATTTCGAAGGAATCCACGTCGACGGCGCGCGCAACGTCGCCGAAGCCGCGCACGCGGCCGGCGCCAACGCGCTCGTCCAGGTCTCCGCACTCGGCGGCGACGCCCGCAGCGAATCGGCCTATGCCCGCACCAAGGCGCAGGGCGAGGAAGCGGTTCGCGCGGCCTTCGCCGGTGCGACGATCATGCGGCCCTCGGTGCTGTTTGGCCGAGAAGACAATTTCATCAACCGCTTCGCGGGCCTCGCACGCCTTGCGCCCGCGCTGCCGGTGATCCGGGGCGGCACCCGTTTCCAGCCGGTCTATGCCGCCGATGTCGCGCGCGCCGTCGCGGCTGCCGCAATGGATCCGAGCACGCACGCCGGCAAGACGTACGAGCTCGGCGGCCCGCAAGTGATGACGATGCGCGAGATCATGGAGCTCGTCTGCAAGGCGACCGGCTACAATCGGCCGCTGATCGACGTGCCCGATGCAGTCGCGTCCGGGCTTGCTCGCCTGACCGGCTGGGCGCCGGGTGCACCGCTCACCTGGGATCAATGGCTGATGCTGCAGCGGGACAGCGTTGCCGCCGAAGGCGCAGCAGGGCTGGAGGCGTTCGGTCTTCCCAAGACGCCGATCGCTGCCGTTGCGGAAGGCTGGCTGCTCGCCTACCGTCGCCACGGCCGCTTTGCCGCCAAATCCCCTTATTGA
- a CDS encoding glutathione S-transferase family protein has product MWQLYQFPLCPFSRKVRLLLGEKGIAHELVRENPWANRDEFMDLNPAGQTPVLVEESKGLVLVDSSAICEYFEETIDRAPMLAGGAAARAEVRRLVAWFDERLYADVVGPLMEERMKKRLVSRDAPDTRILREAMKTANAHLDYIDYLLDHRRWLGGPVLSLADLTAAAHLSVADYLGGVDWRGHKQTTDWYAVMKSRPSFRTLLGERMEVITPPAHYDKVDFF; this is encoded by the coding sequence ATGTGGCAACTCTACCAATTTCCTCTTTGCCCGTTTTCGCGCAAGGTTCGGCTTCTCCTGGGCGAAAAGGGCATTGCTCACGAACTCGTGCGCGAGAACCCCTGGGCCAATCGTGACGAGTTCATGGACTTGAACCCGGCCGGGCAGACTCCTGTGCTGGTGGAAGAGTCGAAGGGGCTGGTGCTGGTCGATTCCAGCGCGATCTGTGAATATTTCGAAGAGACGATCGATCGTGCACCGATGCTGGCCGGCGGTGCTGCCGCGCGTGCCGAGGTGCGGCGGCTTGTCGCCTGGTTCGACGAGCGCCTCTATGCGGACGTGGTCGGGCCCTTGATGGAAGAGCGGATGAAGAAGAGGCTGGTGAGCCGGGACGCGCCCGATACGCGCATCCTGCGCGAAGCCATGAAGACGGCCAACGCCCATCTCGACTATATCGACTATCTGCTCGATCACCGCCGCTGGCTCGGTGGGCCGGTGCTGAGCCTTGCGGACCTCACCGCGGCGGCACACCTGTCGGTCGCCGATTACCTCGGCGGAGTCGATTGGCGCGGGCACAAGCAGACGACCGACTGGTATGCGGTGATGAAGTCCAGACCGAGCTTCCGGACGCTGCTCGGCGAACGGATGGAGGTCATCACCCCGCCCGCCCACTACGACAAGGTCGACTTCTTCTAA
- a CDS encoding aspartate kinase → MARIVMKFGGTSMAGIERIRHVASLVKREAEAGNQVAVVVSAMAGETDRLVQLCREAASLYDPREYDVVVASGEQVTSGLLAITLQGMGLNARSYMGWQLPIRTSGHGAALIEGVDAAVLQRVFDAGGIAVIPGFQGVTEAGDVTTLGRGGSDTSAVAIAAAMKADRCDIYTDVDGVYTTDPRIVPRARKLPIITYEEMLELASVGAKVLQTRSVGLAMRENMPLRVLSSFDDRPGTMVVADEALEEFDMERQLITGIAYDKNEAMVTLTGLPDKPGTVAGIFIPLADAGINVDMIVQSVPQASAKSDLTFTVPAASLPQTRAVLEKVRETMGFDGFVADTNVVKVSAVGVGMRSNAGIAAQMFEALAARNINILAITTSEIKVSVLIAEEYTELAVRVLHSTYGLDAETGA, encoded by the coding sequence ATGGCCCGTATCGTGATGAAATTCGGCGGCACCTCGATGGCAGGCATCGAGCGCATCCGCCATGTCGCAAGCCTGGTGAAGCGCGAGGCGGAGGCCGGCAATCAGGTCGCCGTCGTCGTCTCGGCCATGGCCGGAGAGACGGACCGCCTCGTTCAGCTTTGCCGCGAAGCGGCCTCGCTCTACGATCCGCGCGAATATGACGTGGTCGTGGCGTCGGGCGAGCAGGTGACCAGCGGCCTGCTGGCGATCACGCTTCAAGGGATGGGCCTCAACGCCCGATCCTATATGGGCTGGCAGCTGCCGATCCGAACCAGCGGCCACGGCGCCGCGCTCATCGAGGGCGTCGACGCCGCCGTCCTGCAACGGGTGTTCGACGCAGGCGGCATTGCCGTCATCCCCGGCTTCCAGGGCGTCACCGAGGCCGGCGACGTCACGACGCTGGGGCGCGGCGGCTCCGACACCTCCGCGGTGGCGATCGCCGCCGCGATGAAGGCCGATCGCTGCGACATCTACACCGACGTCGACGGCGTCTACACCACCGATCCCCGCATCGTCCCGCGTGCCCGCAAGCTGCCGATCATCACCTATGAGGAGATGCTCGAGTTGGCATCGGTCGGCGCCAAAGTGCTCCAGACCCGCTCGGTCGGGCTCGCCATGCGCGAGAACATGCCGCTGCGGGTGCTCTCCTCCTTCGACGACCGTCCCGGGACGATGGTCGTCGCCGACGAGGCTCTCGAGGAATTCGACATGGAACGTCAGCTGATCACCGGCATCGCCTACGACAAGAACGAGGCGATGGTCACCCTGACCGGCCTGCCCGACAAGCCGGGCACCGTGGCAGGGATCTTCATCCCGCTCGCCGACGCCGGCATCAATGTGGACATGATCGTGCAGAGCGTGCCGCAAGCGAGCGCGAAGAGCGATCTGACCTTCACGGTTCCGGCGGCATCGCTGCCGCAGACGCGCGCCGTGCTGGAAAAGGTGCGGGAGACGATGGGCTTTGACGGCTTCGTCGCCGACACCAACGTCGTCAAGGTCAGCGCGGTCGGGGTCGGCATGCGCTCCAATGCCGGCATTGCCGCACAGATGTTCGAGGCGCTCGCCGCACGCAACATCAACATCCTCGCCATCACCACGTCCGAGATCAAGGTCTCGGTGTTGATCGCCGAGGAATATACCGAACTCGCCGTTCGCGTGCTTCACAGCACCTACGGCCTCGATGCGGAGACCGGCGCGTGA
- the lysA gene encoding diaminopimelate decarboxylase: MDYFTHRGGVLHCEDVPLSKIADAVGTPVYVYSSATMIRHADVLRRSLEPLPDPLIAYAVKANPNAAVLRTLGAQGLGADVVSGGEYRRAIAAGIAPHKIVFSGVGKTADEMALALEGGLFQFNLESVEEAEMLSEVATRIGREAPIGFRVNPDVVAGTHAKISTGGAENKFGVPYADTHAAYRRAAELPGLRVQGVAVHIGSQLTSLAPLEAAFVKVGSLIGELRAAGHAISVADLGGGLGIPYNAELPSPPSPEDYGAMVRRIASEWDVRLVFEPGRLIVGNAGVLLTRVIRVKPGSTHPFVVVDAAMNDLMRPALYDAWHSIEAVAPHGGRVTANVVGPVCETGDTFAMGREMDSVAPGDLVIFRTAGAYAAAMSSTYNSRPLTPEVLVNGAEWAVVRKRIDIDRLIAADAVPEWLASAQA; encoded by the coding sequence ATGGACTATTTTACGCATCGCGGCGGCGTCCTCCATTGCGAAGACGTGCCGCTCTCCAAGATCGCCGACGCAGTCGGAACGCCGGTTTACGTCTATTCCTCGGCAACGATGATCCGCCATGCCGATGTGTTGAGGCGCTCGTTGGAGCCGTTGCCGGATCCGCTCATCGCATATGCGGTAAAGGCCAATCCGAACGCCGCCGTGCTGCGGACGCTCGGCGCACAGGGTCTCGGTGCCGATGTCGTCTCCGGCGGCGAATATCGGCGCGCCATTGCGGCGGGGATCGCGCCGCACAAGATCGTCTTTTCGGGCGTCGGCAAGACCGCCGACGAGATGGCGCTGGCGCTCGAGGGCGGCCTGTTCCAGTTCAACCTGGAGTCGGTCGAGGAAGCGGAGATGCTGTCCGAAGTGGCGACCCGCATTGGCCGCGAGGCGCCGATCGGGTTCCGGGTCAACCCCGACGTCGTCGCTGGGACCCACGCCAAGATTTCCACGGGCGGAGCCGAGAACAAGTTCGGAGTCCCCTATGCCGATACGCATGCAGCCTATCGCCGCGCCGCGGAGCTGCCCGGGCTTCGGGTTCAGGGCGTCGCAGTCCACATCGGCAGCCAGCTCACCAGCCTTGCACCGCTGGAGGCCGCCTTCGTCAAAGTCGGAAGCCTGATCGGGGAGCTCCGGGCGGCCGGTCACGCGATCAGCGTCGCCGATCTCGGTGGCGGCCTTGGCATTCCCTACAATGCCGAGCTGCCCTCGCCTCCCTCTCCGGAAGACTATGGCGCGATGGTGCGGCGGATCGCGAGCGAGTGGGACGTGCGCCTGGTGTTCGAGCCCGGCCGCCTGATCGTCGGCAATGCGGGCGTGCTGCTGACCCGGGTGATCCGGGTAAAGCCGGGATCGACCCACCCGTTCGTCGTCGTCGACGCCGCGATGAACGACCTGATGCGTCCCGCGCTTTACGATGCCTGGCATTCGATCGAGGCCGTTGCGCCGCATGGCGGCAGGGTAACCGCGAACGTGGTCGGCCCGGTCTGCGAGACCGGGGACACGTTCGCGATGGGCCGGGAAATGGACTCGGTCGCGCCTGGCGATCTCGTCATCTTCCGCACCGCCGGTGCCTATGCGGCGGCGATGTCGAGCACCTACAATTCTCGGCCGCTGACCCCCGAGGTTCTGGTCAACGGAGCCGAGTGGGCGGTGGTTCGCAAACGCATCGACATCGACCGGCTGATTGCCGCCGACGCCGTTCCGGAATGGCTTGCCTCAGCACAAGCCTGA